Proteins from a genomic interval of Streptomyces sp. Tu6071:
- a CDS encoding potassium channel family protein — MHIVIMGCGRVGSALAQTLEQQGHTVAVVDRDPTAFRRLGSGFGGRRVTGIGFDQDTLREAGIEEAGAFAAVSSGDNSNIIAARVAREMFGIEHVAARIYDPRRAEVYQRLGIPTVATVRWTADQMLRRLLPSGAEPLWRDPTGAVELAEVYATEAWVGQKVSRLQEETGVRVAFLTRLGEAMLPTSQTVVQDGDLVHVMMRSDDVERVEAAFAEGPQEGGQ; from the coding sequence GTGCACATCGTCATTATGGGCTGCGGGAGAGTGGGTTCCGCTCTCGCGCAGACCTTGGAGCAGCAGGGGCACACGGTCGCCGTCGTCGACCGCGACCCCACCGCCTTCCGCCGTCTCGGCTCAGGGTTCGGCGGGCGGCGGGTGACCGGCATCGGCTTCGACCAGGACACCCTCCGCGAGGCGGGCATCGAGGAGGCGGGCGCCTTCGCCGCCGTCAGCAGCGGCGACAACTCGAACATCATCGCGGCGCGCGTCGCCCGCGAGATGTTCGGCATCGAGCACGTCGCCGCGCGCATCTACGACCCGCGCCGCGCCGAGGTCTACCAGCGGCTCGGCATCCCGACCGTCGCGACGGTGCGGTGGACGGCCGACCAGATGCTGCGGCGCCTGCTGCCCTCGGGCGCGGAGCCGCTGTGGCGCGACCCGACGGGCGCGGTCGAACTCGCCGAGGTGTACGCGACCGAGGCGTGGGTCGGGCAGAAGGTGAGCCGGCTCCAGGAGGAGACCGGGGTACGGGTCGCGTTCCTCACGCGGCTCGGCGAGGCGATGCTGCCGACCTCGCAGACGGTGGTGCAGGACGGGGACCTCGTGCACGTGATGATGCGCAGCGACGACGTGGAGCGGGTCGAGGCGGCCTTCGCCGAGGGTCCGCAGGAAGGCGGTCAGTGA
- a CDS encoding TetR/AcrR family transcriptional regulator encodes MPTGVHLRDARQQLFDAAERVLLRSGPNGLTGRAVTDEAGCAKGVLYRHFSDFDAFLTDLVLDRAGQLEKEASALRESAGTGTVAENLTSALFTLFGPVPVAIIPLITFRDELRARLRQVMPGGGIAILAQASSAISAYLAAERDRGRIAADVDIDSLTLSLTGGGHLLFAQRDPDPPATDAVDRLVTAVITDAVQRRPV; translated from the coding sequence GTGCCGACTGGGGTGCACCTTCGCGACGCGAGACAGCAGTTGTTCGACGCTGCCGAGCGCGTGCTCCTGCGCAGCGGTCCGAACGGCCTGACGGGCCGGGCCGTCACCGACGAGGCGGGCTGCGCCAAGGGCGTCCTGTACCGGCATTTCAGTGACTTCGACGCCTTCCTCACCGACCTCGTGCTCGACCGGGCCGGGCAGCTGGAGAAGGAGGCGAGCGCGCTGCGCGAGTCGGCCGGGACCGGCACCGTGGCGGAGAACCTCACCAGCGCGCTGTTCACCCTGTTCGGGCCGGTGCCGGTGGCGATCATCCCGCTGATCACGTTCCGGGATGAGCTCCGCGCCCGGCTGCGGCAGGTCATGCCCGGTGGCGGCATCGCGATCCTCGCCCAGGCCTCGAGCGCCATCTCCGCCTATCTCGCCGCCGAGCGCGACCGGGGGCGTATCGCGGCCGACGTCGACATCGACTCGCTCACGCTCTCCCTGACCGGTGGCGGCCATCTCCTGTTCGCGCAGCGCGACCCCGACCCGCCGGCCACGGACGCCGTCGACAGGTTGGTGACCGCGGTGATCACCGACGCCGTCCAGCGGCGACCGGTTTAG
- a CDS encoding OB-fold nucleic acid binding domain-containing protein, with protein MSGTPRPGRPEKAEKAERPAGRLRRMLDRLATPQEELESEELQEDAQTTTGCTRIDAAGDRQLVTVTGTLRTVTLRPRAGVPALEAELFDGTAPLDVVWLGRRSITGIEPGRKLIASGRVCMNHGRRVLFNPKYELKPLGRE; from the coding sequence ATGAGCGGAACTCCCAGGCCGGGCAGGCCGGAGAAGGCGGAGAAGGCGGAACGACCGGCAGGGCGGCTGCGCCGCATGCTGGACCGCCTCGCCACGCCGCAGGAGGAGCTGGAGTCCGAAGAGCTCCAGGAGGACGCCCAGACGACCACGGGCTGCACCCGTATCGACGCGGCCGGCGACCGGCAGCTCGTCACGGTAACTGGTACCTTGCGCACGGTCACCCTGCGGCCACGCGCCGGGGTCCCGGCCCTGGAGGCCGAACTCTTCGACGGCACGGCCCCGCTCGACGTCGTATGGCTCGGCAGGCGCTCCATCACGGGGATAGAGCCGGGACGCAAGCTGATCGCCTCGGGCCGGGTCTGCATGAATCATGGCCGTAGGGTGCTGTTCAACCCGAAGTACGAACTCAAGCCCCTCGGACGGGAGTAA
- a CDS encoding potassium channel family protein, protein MRIAIAGAGAVGRSIAGELLENGHEVLLVDKTPTAISVERVPRAEWLLADACEITSLDEAALQRCNVVIAATGDDKVNLVVSLLAKTEYAVPRVVARVNNPKNEWLFNESWGVDVAVSTPRLMSALVEEAVSVGDLVRLLRFSHGDANLVELTLPPESELAGTRVGEVRWPEDTSLVTIIRGTRVLAPTVEDHLEAGDELLFVAAQSREEQLEALLSGRGDGVGQEE, encoded by the coding sequence ATGAGGATCGCCATCGCCGGGGCCGGGGCCGTGGGCCGCTCGATCGCCGGGGAACTCCTGGAGAACGGGCACGAGGTCCTGCTCGTCGACAAGACGCCCACCGCGATCTCCGTGGAGCGGGTGCCGCGCGCGGAGTGGCTGCTCGCGGACGCCTGCGAGATCACCTCGCTCGACGAGGCCGCGCTCCAGCGCTGCAACGTCGTGATCGCCGCGACGGGTGACGACAAGGTCAACCTCGTGGTCTCGCTGCTCGCCAAGACGGAGTACGCGGTGCCGCGGGTTGTCGCGCGCGTCAACAACCCGAAGAACGAGTGGCTCTTCAACGAGTCCTGGGGCGTGGACGTGGCCGTCTCGACGCCGCGCCTGATGTCGGCGCTGGTGGAGGAGGCGGTGAGCGTCGGCGATCTCGTACGGCTGCTCCGCTTCAGCCACGGGGACGCGAACCTCGTGGAGCTGACCCTGCCGCCGGAGTCCGAGCTGGCCGGGACGCGGGTCGGGGAGGTGCGGTGGCCCGAGGACACGTCGCTCGTGACGATCATCCGGGGGACGCGGGTGCTGGCGCCGACCGTCGAGGATCATCTGGAGGCGGGGGACGAGCTGCTGTTCGTGGCGGCGCAGTCGCGGGAGGAGCAGCTCGAAGCGTTGCTTTCGGGGCGGGGGGACGGGGTGGGGCAGGAGGAGTAG
- a CDS encoding DUF3159 domain-containing protein: MTSLDKPTSHRKQDGPPGATPQEAADRAVTEAALLEAFGGLRGMIETVVPGLLFVTIFTIDKDLKISAFSALAVSIVLGLARLVQRGTIKHAFSGVFGVGFGVLFAMFTGNAKDFYLPGMIYTFGLALAYILTTLAGVPLIGLILGPIFKENLSWRTRNPGRKKAYARSSWAWGLILLLKCAILFPLYWWGDTTSLGWVLVALKIPPFLLAVWLTWIFLAKAPPPIDVFAEMEAAEEAERAGKSSPSGD, encoded by the coding sequence GTGACGTCCCTCGACAAGCCGACCAGCCACCGGAAGCAGGACGGACCGCCGGGCGCGACGCCCCAGGAAGCGGCCGACCGCGCCGTGACCGAGGCCGCGCTGCTCGAAGCCTTCGGCGGCCTGCGCGGCATGATCGAAACGGTCGTCCCCGGGCTGCTCTTCGTCACGATCTTCACGATCGACAAGGACCTGAAGATCTCCGCCTTCTCGGCGCTCGCGGTCTCGATCGTGCTCGGGCTCGCGCGGCTCGTGCAGCGCGGGACAATCAAGCACGCCTTCTCGGGCGTCTTCGGCGTCGGCTTCGGCGTCCTCTTCGCGATGTTCACGGGCAACGCGAAGGACTTCTACCTGCCGGGCATGATCTACACCTTCGGCCTGGCGCTCGCGTACATCCTCACGACGCTCGCCGGTGTCCCGCTGATCGGCCTCATCCTGGGCCCGATCTTCAAGGAGAACCTCTCCTGGCGCACCCGCAACCCCGGCCGCAAGAAAGCGTACGCGCGCTCCAGCTGGGCCTGGGGCCTGATCCTCCTCCTGAAGTGCGCGATCCTCTTCCCGCTCTACTGGTGGGGGGACACGACCTCGCTGGGCTGGGTCCTGGTCGCCCTCAAGATCCCCCCCTTCCTCCTCGCGGTCTGGCTCACCTGGATCTTCCTGGCGAAGGCCCCGCCGCCGATCGACGTCTTCGCGGAGATGGAGGCGGCCGAAGAGGCGGAACGAGCGGGCAAATCAAGCCCCTCCGGCGATTGA
- a CDS encoding NDP-hexose 2,3-dehydratase family protein has product MTVPNYIRTEPRLKARRAAALPDRIARSAAAPACESADEIRQWIARRRARTSFAVDRIPFEALEDWSFAPETGNLAHRSGRFFTVEGLHAAIGEHPERTEWHQPVIVQSEVGILGILARESDGVLHFLMQAKMEPGNPGLLQLSPTVQATYSNYTKVHQGAAVRYLEYFTDPSRGRVLADVLQSEHGAWFHRKRNRNMIVETSGPVPEHEDFRWLTLRQIHQLLRHDNTVNMDARSVLAALPVRGAPHALHSDTELLSWLALHRAAIPIRSERIPLAGVAGWTRGASSIDHDDDRYFRTVAVSVRASNREVGHWTQPLIEPRGQGVIAFVTRTFAGVPHVLARARAEGGSTEVELGPTVQCQPRSHAHLPVAERPPFLDLVTTAPSSRVRYSALHSEEGGRFLNSVSRYLVVAADEGDAPLDAPPGFCWVSRNQLAALTQYSHYVNVQARTLLLCLNSLDGYA; this is encoded by the coding sequence GTGACCGTGCCCAACTACATCCGGACTGAGCCGCGGCTCAAGGCCCGGCGGGCCGCCGCGTTGCCCGACCGGATCGCCCGGTCCGCGGCCGCGCCGGCCTGCGAAAGCGCGGACGAGATCCGCCAATGGATCGCGCGGCGCCGCGCGCGAACCTCGTTCGCGGTGGATCGCATCCCTTTCGAAGCGCTGGAGGACTGGTCGTTCGCCCCGGAGACCGGAAACCTCGCCCACCGCAGCGGCCGGTTCTTCACCGTGGAAGGGCTGCACGCCGCGATCGGTGAGCATCCCGAGCGGACGGAGTGGCACCAGCCCGTCATCGTGCAGTCGGAGGTCGGGATCCTGGGCATCCTCGCCCGGGAGTCCGACGGAGTGCTTCACTTTTTGATGCAGGCCAAGATGGAGCCGGGCAACCCCGGACTGCTCCAGCTCTCGCCCACCGTGCAGGCCACGTACAGCAACTACACCAAGGTGCACCAGGGCGCGGCCGTCCGCTACCTGGAGTACTTCACCGACCCCTCCCGGGGCCGCGTCCTTGCGGACGTGCTGCAGTCCGAGCACGGCGCCTGGTTCCACCGCAAGCGCAACCGCAACATGATCGTCGAGACCAGCGGGCCGGTACCCGAGCACGAGGACTTCCGCTGGCTCACCCTGCGCCAGATCCATCAGCTCCTGCGGCACGACAACACCGTGAACATGGACGCCCGTTCGGTCCTCGCAGCCCTGCCGGTGCGCGGAGCGCCACACGCGTTGCACTCGGACACGGAGCTGCTGTCCTGGCTGGCCCTGCACCGGGCCGCGATCCCCATCCGCAGCGAACGCATCCCGCTCGCCGGTGTAGCGGGCTGGACGCGCGGCGCCTCCTCGATCGACCACGACGACGACCGCTACTTCCGCACCGTGGCCGTGTCGGTACGGGCGAGCAACCGCGAAGTCGGCCACTGGACCCAGCCCTTGATCGAGCCTCGCGGTCAAGGCGTGATCGCCTTCGTCACCCGCACGTTCGCGGGCGTGCCGCACGTGCTGGCCCGGGCCCGTGCCGAAGGCGGCTCCACCGAGGTGGAGCTGGGCCCCACGGTCCAGTGCCAGCCCAGAAGCCATGCCCATCTGCCCGTCGCGGAGCGACCGCCCTTCCTCGACCTGGTCACGACGGCGCCCTCGTCGCGGGTCCGCTACAGCGCCCTGCACTCCGAGGAAGGCGGCCGTTTCCTGAACTCGGTGAGCCGCTACCTCGTCGTGGCGGCCGACGAGGGCGACGCGCCGCTCGACGCGCCGCCCGGGTTCTGCTGGGTCTCGCGGAACCAGCTCGCCGCGCTCACCCAGTACAGCCACTACGTCAACGTCCAGGCACGGACTCTGCTGTTGTGCCTGAACTCGCTGGACGGATACGCCTGA
- a CDS encoding helix-turn-helix domain-containing protein — MAILEPDISDVAHALTPRQTEVVRLAALGLTAKETARRLGISKTTVDEHLTEARRRVGASTKSHLVGLAVAAGIVAG; from the coding sequence ATGGCCATCCTCGAACCGGACATCTCAGATGTCGCCCACGCGCTCACGCCGAGACAGACCGAGGTGGTGCGGCTCGCGGCACTGGGTCTGACGGCGAAGGAGACCGCCCGGCGGCTCGGCATCTCGAAGACCACCGTCGACGAACACCTTACCGAGGCGCGGCGCCGTGTCGGGGCCAGCACCAAATCGCATCTGGTCGGTCTGGCGGTCGCCGCCGGGATCGTCGCCGGATAA
- a CDS encoding AfsR/SARP family transcriptional regulator, which translates to MRYEMLGPLRVRDENTYFTLHAQKVEMVLTVLLIRADHLVFPEQLMREIWGENLPRRAAAGLHVYVSRLRKFLKLAGASGNPVETRTPGYVLHKGDDQIDAQIFPELVDVGRSLLREQRTDEAASCFSQALALWRGPIPGHRCDGTGAKGPIIGGFSTWLTEIRRECQEMLVECQLQLGRHREAVSMLYALTAENPMCEAFYRQLMLALYRSERQADALKAYQSVRKTLNDELGLEPGRPLQDLQRAILSGDMHLMSSPLAMSDR; encoded by the coding sequence GTGAGGTACGAGATGCTGGGCCCGCTCCGCGTCCGGGACGAGAACACGTACTTCACGCTTCATGCGCAGAAAGTGGAGATGGTCCTCACGGTTCTGCTCATCAGGGCGGACCATCTGGTCTTCCCGGAACAGCTGATGCGGGAGATCTGGGGCGAGAATCTGCCACGACGCGCCGCCGCGGGCCTGCACGTGTACGTTTCCCGGCTCCGCAAGTTCCTGAAACTGGCCGGCGCGAGTGGCAACCCCGTCGAGACCCGGACGCCGGGCTACGTGCTGCACAAGGGCGACGACCAGATAGACGCCCAGATCTTCCCCGAACTCGTCGATGTGGGGAGGTCGTTGCTCCGCGAGCAGCGCACGGACGAGGCAGCCTCCTGTTTCAGCCAGGCGCTCGCGCTGTGGCGCGGCCCGATCCCGGGCCACAGGTGCGACGGAACCGGCGCCAAGGGCCCGATCATCGGCGGTTTCTCGACCTGGCTGACCGAGATCCGCCGGGAGTGCCAGGAGATGCTCGTCGAGTGCCAGCTCCAACTCGGCCGGCACCGCGAGGCGGTGAGCATGCTTTACGCCCTCACCGCCGAGAACCCCATGTGCGAGGCGTTCTACCGCCAGCTCATGCTGGCGCTCTACCGCTCGGAGCGGCAGGCGGACGCGCTGAAGGCGTACCAGTCGGTACGCAAGACGCTCAACGACGAGCTGGGGCTCGAGCCCGGGCGCCCGCTGCAAGATCTGCAGCGGGCCATCCTCTCGGGCGACATGCACCTGATGTCGTCGCCGCTGGCGATGTCTGACCGCTGA
- the rfbH gene encoding lipopolysaccharide biosynthesis protein RfbH → MSNRLAHILDEVRQYHRETSDDREFVAGVTEIWPSGAVLDAADRAAVVEAALTLRIAAGRSARKFESAFARRMGRRKAHLTNSGSSANLLALTALTSPQLEQRRLVPGDEVITVAAGFPTTVNPILQNGLVPVFVDIDLRTYNTTAEHVEKAIGPRTRAIMIAHALGNPFEVAEVAQLAAEHDLLLIEDTCDAVGSTYKGQLVGTFGDLATVSFYPAHHLTMGEGGCVLTSNLALARIVESLRDWGRDCWCEPGESDTCRKRFGYQMGTLPTGYDHKYIFSHVGYNLKATDLQAALGLTQLDKLDDFCAARRRNWGRLRSGLAEVPWLLLPEPTPGSDPSWFGFVITVDPEAPFKRAELVDFLESRKIGTRRLFAGNLTRHPAYLGREFRVCGELDNSDIVTEHTFWIGVYPGLTEEMIDYVIASVTEFVGAHR, encoded by the coding sequence ATGAGTAACCGGCTCGCGCACATCCTCGACGAGGTACGTCAGTACCACCGAGAGACCAGTGACGACAGGGAATTCGTCGCCGGCGTCACAGAGATCTGGCCGTCCGGGGCCGTGCTCGACGCCGCGGACAGGGCGGCCGTCGTCGAAGCGGCCCTGACCCTGCGGATCGCGGCGGGCCGATCGGCCCGCAAGTTCGAATCGGCCTTCGCCCGGCGCATGGGCCGCCGGAAGGCGCATCTCACCAACTCCGGTTCCTCGGCGAACCTCCTGGCCCTCACCGCCCTCACCTCACCCCAGCTCGAACAGCGCAGGCTCGTGCCGGGCGACGAGGTGATCACGGTGGCGGCGGGCTTCCCCACGACCGTCAACCCCATCCTGCAGAACGGCCTCGTCCCGGTCTTCGTCGACATCGACCTGCGCACGTACAACACCACCGCGGAACACGTCGAGAAAGCCATCGGGCCCCGCACCCGGGCCATCATGATCGCGCACGCCCTCGGCAACCCCTTCGAGGTGGCGGAGGTGGCCCAACTCGCCGCGGAGCACGACCTGCTGCTCATCGAGGACACCTGCGACGCGGTCGGCAGCACCTACAAGGGACAGCTCGTGGGAACCTTCGGCGACCTCGCCACCGTCAGCTTCTATCCGGCCCATCACCTGACGATGGGCGAGGGCGGCTGCGTGCTCACCTCGAACCTGGCCCTGGCCCGGATCGTTGAGTCGCTGCGGGACTGGGGCCGGGACTGCTGGTGCGAACCGGGGGAGAGCGACACCTGCCGCAAACGGTTCGGCTACCAGATGGGGACGCTGCCGACCGGCTACGACCACAAGTACATCTTCTCCCACGTGGGCTACAACCTGAAGGCGACCGATCTCCAAGCCGCACTCGGCCTGACCCAGTTGGACAAGCTCGACGACTTCTGCGCCGCGCGGCGGCGCAACTGGGGGCGGCTGCGCTCCGGTCTCGCCGAGGTGCCCTGGCTCTTGCTGCCGGAACCCACGCCCGGCAGCGACCCGAGCTGGTTCGGCTTCGTCATCACCGTCGACCCCGAAGCGCCCTTCAAGCGCGCGGAGCTCGTGGACTTCCTGGAGAGCCGCAAGATCGGCACGCGCCGGCTCTTCGCGGGCAACCTGACCCGCCACCCCGCCTATCTCGGCCGCGAGTTCCGCGTCTGCGGCGAGCTGGACAACAGCGACATCGTCACCGAGCACACCTTCTGGATCGGCGTCTACCCCGGTCTGACCGAGGAGATGATCGACTACGTCATCGCCTCCGTCACCGAGTTCGTAGGGGCCCACAGGTGA
- a CDS encoding APC family permease: protein MSKLTDVPKRLLIGRALRSDRLGETLLPKRIALPVFASDPLSSVAYAPGEVLLVLSVAGVSAYHFSPWIAAAVVVLMFTVVASYRQNVHAYPSGGGDYEVATTNLGPRAGLTVASALLVDYVMTVAVSVSSGVENLGSAIPFVVEHKVLCALVVVFLLTVMNLRGVRESGKLFAIPTYIFVGGVFLMIVWGIVRGVLMGHDLSAPTADYTVKAEHKGIAGFALVFLLLRAFSSGCAALTGVEAISNGVPAFRKPKSKNAASTLALMGLLAVTMFCGIIGLAMASHVRMAENPAVDLLHHGVPVGSGFVQDPVITQVASAVFGNGTFFFVVLAAATALVLFLAANTAYNGFPLLGSILAQDRYLPRQLHTRGDRLAFSNGIVLLAGAAALLLAVYGADSTRLIQLYIVGVFVSFTLSQTGMVRHWNRLLATERDETARRRMHRSRAINAFGAVLTGIVLVVVLITKFTHGAWVAVLGMVIFYGVMTAIRKHYDRVTEEIALPPPDVEDTEDVLRPSRVHSVVLVSRLGRPTIRALSYARLMRADSIEALTVGVDPTETKALRAEWEQRGIEVPLKILDSPYREVTRPVIEYVKRLRKENPRDVVSVIIPEYVVGHWYEHLLHNQSALRLKGRLLFSPGVMVTSVPYQLESSEAAKRRVRRRQNWSAPGAVRRGPVERRTKEPAGTGSAGGTGAAGRSGGGPKD from the coding sequence GTGTCCAAATTGACCGACGTGCCCAAACGGCTCCTCATCGGGCGCGCACTGCGCAGTGACAGGCTCGGCGAGACCCTGCTGCCCAAGCGCATCGCTCTTCCCGTCTTCGCCTCCGACCCGCTCTCCTCCGTGGCGTACGCGCCCGGCGAGGTGCTGCTGGTGCTCTCGGTGGCGGGTGTGTCGGCCTACCACTTCAGCCCCTGGATCGCGGCGGCCGTGGTCGTCCTCATGTTCACGGTGGTCGCCTCGTACCGCCAGAACGTGCACGCGTACCCGAGCGGCGGCGGCGACTACGAGGTCGCCACGACGAACCTCGGCCCGCGCGCGGGGCTCACCGTCGCGAGCGCCCTGCTCGTCGACTACGTGATGACCGTGGCCGTCTCGGTCTCCTCCGGCGTCGAGAACCTGGGCTCCGCGATCCCCTTCGTCGTCGAGCACAAGGTGCTGTGCGCGCTCGTCGTCGTGTTCCTCCTCACTGTCATGAACCTGCGAGGTGTGCGGGAGTCCGGCAAGCTCTTCGCGATCCCGACGTACATCTTCGTGGGCGGCGTCTTCCTCATGATCGTGTGGGGCATCGTCCGCGGCGTCCTCATGGGGCACGACCTGAGCGCGCCGACCGCCGACTACACGGTCAAGGCGGAGCACAAGGGCATCGCCGGTTTCGCCCTCGTCTTCCTCCTCCTGCGCGCCTTCTCCTCCGGCTGTGCCGCGCTCACCGGGGTCGAGGCGATCAGCAACGGCGTCCCCGCCTTCCGCAAGCCGAAGAGCAAGAACGCGGCGTCGACCCTCGCCCTCATGGGCCTGCTCGCGGTCACGATGTTCTGCGGCATCATCGGGCTCGCGATGGCCTCGCACGTACGGATGGCGGAGAACCCGGCCGTCGACCTCCTGCACCACGGCGTGCCCGTGGGCAGCGGCTTCGTGCAGGACCCGGTCATCACACAGGTCGCCTCGGCCGTCTTCGGCAACGGCACCTTCTTCTTCGTCGTGCTCGCCGCGGCGACCGCCCTCGTCCTCTTCCTCGCCGCGAACACCGCCTACAACGGCTTCCCGCTGCTCGGCTCGATCCTCGCGCAGGACCGCTACCTGCCCCGCCAGCTCCACACCCGCGGCGACCGGCTCGCCTTCTCCAACGGCATCGTGCTCCTCGCGGGCGCCGCCGCACTGCTCCTCGCGGTCTACGGCGCCGACTCCACGCGCCTCATCCAGCTCTACATCGTGGGCGTCTTCGTCTCCTTCACGCTCAGCCAGACCGGCATGGTCCGGCACTGGAACCGCTTGCTGGCCACCGAGCGCGACGAGACCGCGCGTCGCCGGATGCACCGCTCGCGCGCCATCAACGCCTTCGGCGCCGTCCTCACCGGCATCGTCCTGGTCGTCGTGCTCATCACGAAGTTCACGCACGGCGCCTGGGTCGCGGTCCTCGGCATGGTCATCTTCTACGGAGTGATGACGGCGATCCGCAAGCACTACGACCGCGTCACCGAGGAGATCGCGCTGCCCCCGCCGGACGTCGAGGACACCGAGGACGTCCTGCGCCCCTCGCGCGTGCACAGCGTCGTCCTCGTCTCGCGACTGGGCCGCCCGACGATACGGGCACTCTCCTACGCCCGCCTCATGCGCGCCGACTCCATCGAGGCCCTCACGGTCGGCGTCGACCCGACCGAGACGAAGGCCCTGCGCGCCGAGTGGGAGCAGCGCGGCATCGAGGTCCCCCTCAAGATCCTCGACTCCCCGTACCGCGAGGTCACGCGCCCCGTCATCGAGTACGTGAAGCGACTGCGCAAGGAGAACCCGCGCGACGTCGTGAGCGTGATCATCCCCGAGTACGTCGTCGGCCACTGGTACGAGCACCTGCTCCACAACCAGAGCGCCCTGCGCCTCAAGGGCCGCCTGCTCTTCAGCCCCGGCGTCATGGTCACCTCCGTCCCGTACCAGCTCGAATCCTCCGAGGCCGCCAAGCGCCGCGTCCGCCGACGCCAGAACTGGTCCGCACCCGGCGCGGTGCGCCGCGGCCCGGTCGAGCGCAGGACGAAGGAACCGGCGGGCACGGGGAGCGCGGGCGGCACCGGTGCCGCGGGTCGTTCCGGTGGCGGGCCGAAGGACTGA
- a CDS encoding class I SAM-dependent RNA methyltransferase has product MQAEPKKPQSGASLVGQEYEVEVGPVAHGGHCVARTEEGRVLFVRHTLPGERVVARVTDGAEDSRFLRADAVEILDASKDRVEAPCPFSGPGRCGGCDWQHAKPGAQRRLKADVLREQLERLAGLTPEQANWDGTVLPAEGDKLPPGEVPAWRTRVQYAIDEDGRAGLRRHRSHEVEPVDRCLIAAEGVSELGIESRDWSGMDTVEAITATGSQDRQVILTPRPGARLPLVQLDKPVSVLRVDEKDGGVHRVHGRAFVRERADEHTWRVGNGGFWQVHPKAADTLVRAAMQGLTPRKGETALDLYCGVGLFAGALADRVGEKGAVLGIETSKRAVEDARHNLAEHPRVRIEQGKVDQVLPRTGITEADLIVLDPPRAGAGKSTVRHLTTLTPRRIAYIACDPAALARDLKHFAENGYRVRVLRAFDLFPMTQHFECVAILEPVAKGA; this is encoded by the coding sequence ATGCAGGCAGAACCGAAGAAACCGCAGTCCGGGGCCTCCCTGGTGGGTCAGGAGTACGAGGTCGAGGTCGGCCCCGTCGCGCACGGCGGCCACTGCGTCGCGCGTACGGAGGAGGGCCGCGTCCTCTTCGTGCGGCACACGCTGCCCGGCGAGCGCGTCGTCGCGCGCGTCACCGACGGTGCCGAGGACTCCCGCTTCCTGCGCGCCGACGCCGTCGAGATCCTCGACGCGTCCAAGGACCGCGTCGAGGCGCCGTGCCCCTTCTCCGGTCCCGGGCGCTGCGGCGGCTGCGACTGGCAGCACGCGAAGCCGGGCGCGCAGCGCCGCCTCAAGGCCGACGTCCTGCGCGAGCAGCTCGAACGCCTCGCCGGTCTCACGCCCGAGCAGGCCAACTGGGACGGCACGGTCCTCCCGGCCGAGGGCGACAAGCTCCCGCCGGGCGAGGTGCCCGCGTGGCGCACCCGCGTCCAGTACGCGATCGACGAGGACGGCCGCGCGGGCCTGCGCCGCCACCGCTCGCACGAGGTCGAGCCGGTCGACCGCTGCCTCATCGCGGCCGAGGGCGTCAGCGAACTCGGCATCGAGTCGCGCGACTGGAGCGGCATGGACACGGTCGAGGCGATCACCGCGACCGGCTCCCAGGACCGTCAGGTCATCCTCACCCCGCGCCCCGGCGCCCGCCTGCCCCTCGTCCAGCTCGACAAGCCGGTCTCCGTCCTGCGCGTGGACGAGAAGGACGGCGGCGTCCACCGCGTCCACGGCCGCGCCTTCGTCCGCGAGCGGGCCGACGAGCACACGTGGCGCGTCGGCAACGGCGGCTTCTGGCAGGTCCACCCGAAGGCGGCGGACACGCTGGTGCGCGCCGCGATGCAGGGCCTGACCCCGCGCAAGGGCGAGACGGCGCTCGACCTGTACTGCGGCGTCGGCCTCTTCGCCGGGGCGCTCGCCGACCGCGTCGGCGAGAAGGGCGCGGTCCTCGGCATCGAAACCTCCAAGCGCGCCGTCGAGGACGCCCGCCACAACCTGGCGGAGCACCCCCGCGTCCGCATCGAACAGGGCAAGGTCGACCAGGTCCTCCCGCGCACCGGCATCACCGAGGCCGACCTGATCGTCCTCGACCCCCCACGCGCCGGCGCCGGCAAGTCCACGGTCCGCCACCTCACCACCCTCACCCCCCGCCGCATCGCCTACATCGCCTGCGACCCCGCCGCCCTGGCCCGCGACCTGAAGCACTTCGCGGAGAACGGCTACCGGGTACGGGTCCTGAGGGCGTTCGACCTGTTCCCGATGACGCAGCATTTCGAGTGCGTGGCGATCCTGGAGCCGGTGGCGAAGGGGGCCTGA